A stretch of the Candidatus Bandiella numerosa genome encodes the following:
- the tsf gene encoding translation elongation factor Ts, translating into MSIDTNQIKELRNKTGAGMLDCKKALEENNSNIEEAVTWLRKKGLASASKKAGRDTCEGVIAVHIDGNNATIIELSSETDFVGKNDKFLSLADKVVKSAHKFEGNDLHKFLESGKHDATPISELIAEHISVIGENIILKKISKINVHKGKIIPYLHNKLSDNIGKIGVIVALEGDVNSEIEEFGGQLAMHIAASKPMALNVESLDQSIVEKEKNILRDQALESGKPIDVVEKMIEGRIRKFLEEIVLLEQPFVIDGKTKIKKVVEELKSKNNCNFSVSGYIRYEIGE; encoded by the coding sequence ATGTCTATAGATACGAATCAAATAAAAGAGTTACGTAATAAAACTGGAGCTGGAATGCTGGATTGCAAAAAGGCTCTAGAGGAAAACAATTCTAACATAGAAGAAGCCGTTACGTGGCTTAGAAAAAAAGGTCTTGCTTCTGCTAGTAAAAAAGCTGGAAGAGATACCTGTGAGGGAGTAATAGCGGTACATATTGATGGGAATAATGCTACCATCATTGAGCTAAGTTCTGAAACAGATTTTGTTGGAAAAAATGATAAATTTTTAAGTCTTGCAGACAAGGTGGTAAAAAGCGCACATAAATTTGAAGGAAATGATTTACATAAGTTTTTAGAATCCGGTAAACATGACGCAACCCCTATCAGTGAGTTAATAGCGGAACATATTTCTGTTATTGGAGAAAATATTATATTGAAAAAAATCAGTAAAATTAATGTGCACAAAGGAAAAATAATACCCTATTTGCATAATAAATTATCAGATAATATTGGTAAAATTGGCGTTATAGTTGCTTTAGAAGGTGATGTTAATAGTGAGATAGAAGAATTTGGTGGGCAACTTGCAATGCATATTGCTGCATCCAAGCCTATGGCATTAAATGTTGAAAGTCTTGATCAAAGTATTGTTGAGAAAGAAAAAAATATTCTTCGAGATCAAGCCTTGGAAAGTGGTAAGCCAATTGATGTTGTTGAAAAAATGATAGAAGGAAGAATCAGAAAATTCCTTGAAGAAATCGTGTTACTAGAACAACCATTTGTTATTGATGGAAAAACAAAAATTAAAAAAGTAGTAGAAGAATTAAAATCTAAAAATAATTGCAATTTTAGTGTTTCAGGATATATAAGGTATGAAATTGGTGAATAA